One Mycolicibacterium fortuitum subsp. fortuitum genomic window carries:
- a CDS encoding cyclopropane mycolic acid synthase family methyltransferase: protein MANHPVKLKPHFDDVQAHYDLSDDFFALFLDPSRTYSCAYFERDDMTLEEAQLAKIDLALGKLGLQPGMTLLDVGCGWGATMLRALERHDVNVVGLTLSRNQAAHVQQLLDRSESTRSKRVLLAGWEEFDEPVVRIVSIGAFEHFGPDRYDDFFRFARRVLPADGVMLLHTITGIHPRHAHEMGIPLTFELAKFIKFILTEIFPGGRLPTIEMVEEHSQRAGFTLTRRQSLQLHYARTLDIWAANLEAHRDEAIRIQSQEVYDRYMRYLTGCAKLFRQGYTDVNQFTLDVGG from the coding sequence GTGGCCAACCATCCGGTAAAGCTAAAACCCCATTTCGACGACGTACAGGCCCACTACGACCTGTCCGATGATTTCTTCGCCCTGTTCCTGGATCCGTCCCGGACCTACAGCTGCGCCTACTTCGAACGCGATGACATGACGCTCGAAGAGGCCCAGCTCGCCAAGATCGACCTGGCGCTGGGCAAACTGGGGTTGCAGCCGGGAATGACTCTGCTCGATGTCGGGTGCGGTTGGGGTGCAACGATGCTGCGCGCTCTGGAGCGTCACGACGTCAATGTCGTCGGGCTGACGCTCAGCCGCAACCAGGCCGCTCACGTCCAGCAGTTGCTCGACCGCTCCGAAAGCACCCGTTCCAAGCGGGTGCTGCTGGCCGGCTGGGAGGAATTCGACGAGCCGGTGGTGCGGATCGTCTCGATCGGGGCGTTCGAGCACTTCGGTCCCGACCGCTACGACGATTTCTTCCGCTTCGCCCGTCGTGTCCTGCCGGCCGACGGCGTGATGCTGCTACACACCATCACCGGGATTCACCCTCGGCACGCCCACGAGATGGGCATCCCGCTCACTTTCGAGCTGGCCAAGTTCATCAAGTTCATCCTCACCGAGATCTTCCCGGGCGGGCGGTTGCCCACCATCGAGATGGTCGAGGAGCATTCGCAGCGGGCCGGTTTCACCTTGACCCGGCGGCAATCATTGCAGCTGCACTACGCGCGCACCCTCGACATCTGGGCTGCCAACCTGGAAGCGCATCGCGACGAGGCGATCCGGATCCAGTCGCAGGAGGTCTACGACCGCTACATGCGCTACCTCACCGGCTGCGCGAAGCTCTTCCGCCAGGGCTACACCGACGTCAACCAGTTCACCCTGGATGTCGGGGGTTGA
- a CDS encoding alpha/beta fold hydrolase: MKVRSGFAKSSAAPGDVDLFYEDMGDPNDPAVLLIMGLGAQMLLWRTGFCEKLVSQGLRVIRYDNRDVGLSTKLSGQRVDSPLSLRMARSFLGLRSPSVYTLEDVADDAAALLDHLEIDSAHIVGGSMGGMIAQVFASQYAQRTKSLAVIFSSNNQALLPPPGIKQLLSVITGPPANSSRDAIIDNAVRISRINGSPGYPTPEEEIRAQAAELYDRAYYPAGIARHFDAILGSGSLRHHDKRIKAPTVVIHGRADRLMRPFGGRAVARAIEGARLVLIDGMGHELPEPVWDEVVGELKTNFACAR, translated from the coding sequence ATGAAGGTGCGGTCCGGCTTCGCCAAGTCGTCCGCGGCACCCGGCGACGTGGACCTCTTCTACGAGGACATGGGCGATCCCAATGATCCGGCCGTCCTGCTGATCATGGGTCTCGGCGCGCAGATGTTGTTGTGGCGCACCGGTTTCTGCGAGAAGCTGGTGAGCCAGGGGCTGCGCGTCATCCGCTACGACAACCGCGACGTGGGCCTGTCCACCAAGCTGTCGGGCCAGCGCGTGGATTCCCCATTGTCGCTGCGCATGGCCCGGTCGTTCCTCGGGCTTCGGAGCCCGTCGGTCTACACACTCGAAGACGTCGCCGACGACGCGGCCGCCCTGCTCGATCATCTCGAGATCGACAGTGCCCACATCGTCGGCGGGTCGATGGGCGGAATGATCGCGCAGGTGTTCGCGTCGCAGTACGCGCAGCGCACCAAGTCGCTGGCGGTGATCTTCTCCAGCAACAACCAGGCGCTGTTGCCGCCTCCGGGCATCAAGCAGCTGCTGTCGGTGATCACCGGTCCGCCCGCCAATTCATCGCGAGATGCCATCATCGACAACGCAGTTCGGATCAGCCGGATCAACGGCAGCCCCGGCTATCCCACGCCCGAAGAGGAAATCCGGGCTCAAGCCGCCGAACTGTACGACCGCGCTTACTACCCGGCCGGGATCGCCCGGCATTTCGATGCCATTCTGGGCAGCGGTAGCCTGCGCCACCACGACAAGCGGATCAAAGCCCCCACCGTGGTGATCCATGGCCGTGCGGACCGGTTGATGCGCCCGTTCGGAGGCCGGGCGGTGGCCCGTGCGATCGAGGGCGCGCGGCTGGTGCTGATCGACGGGATGGGTCACGAGCTTCCGGAACCGGTGTGGGACGAGGTCGTCGGCGAGCTCAAGACGAACTTCGCGTGCGCCCGCTGA
- a CDS encoding ABC1 kinase family protein: MSTTPPKTKHREVARLSRVPLPVEAARIGATGWQITRTGVRVAANMFGRGSLQQKIIKQVPQTFSDLGPTYVKFGQIIASSPGAFGEPLSREFRGLLDRVPPADTDEVHKLFVEELGEEPTKLFKSFDEKPFASASIAQVHYATLHSGEEVVVKIQRPGIRRRVAADLQILKRGAQLVELAKLGRRLSAQDVVADFADNLAEELDFRLEAQSMDAWVSHMHASPLGENIRVPQVYWDLTSQRVLTMERVTGVRIDDVAAIRKKGFDGTELVKALLFSVFEGGLKHGLFHGDLHAGNLYVDDDGKIVFFDFGIMGRIDPRTRWLLRELVYALLVKKDHAAAGKIVVLMGAVGTVKPEGEAAKDLEAFATPLTMKSLGDMSYAEIGRQLSALADAYDVKLPRELVLIGKQFLYVERYMKLLAPKWQMMNDPQLTGYFANFMVDISREHKENGDGIEA; the protein is encoded by the coding sequence ATGAGCACTACGCCGCCGAAAACCAAGCACCGTGAGGTCGCCAGGTTGAGCCGGGTGCCGCTGCCCGTCGAAGCCGCTCGTATCGGCGCCACCGGATGGCAGATCACCCGCACCGGGGTCCGTGTCGCTGCCAACATGTTCGGGCGCGGATCTCTGCAGCAGAAGATCATCAAGCAGGTGCCGCAGACGTTCTCGGACCTGGGCCCCACCTACGTCAAGTTCGGCCAGATCATCGCGTCGAGCCCGGGGGCCTTCGGTGAGCCGCTGAGCCGCGAGTTCCGCGGCCTGCTCGACCGGGTGCCACCGGCCGACACCGATGAGGTGCACAAGCTCTTCGTCGAGGAGCTCGGCGAAGAGCCCACCAAACTGTTCAAGAGTTTCGACGAGAAGCCGTTCGCGTCGGCCTCGATCGCCCAGGTGCACTACGCCACGCTGCACAGCGGCGAGGAGGTGGTGGTCAAGATCCAGCGTCCCGGGATCCGCCGCCGCGTCGCTGCCGATCTGCAGATTCTCAAGCGCGGCGCACAGCTGGTGGAGCTGGCCAAGCTGGGCAGACGGCTCTCCGCGCAGGACGTGGTGGCCGACTTCGCCGACAACCTGGCCGAGGAGCTCGATTTCCGGCTGGAAGCACAGTCGATGGACGCCTGGGTGTCGCACATGCACGCCTCTCCGCTGGGCGAGAACATCCGGGTCCCTCAGGTGTACTGGGACCTGACCAGCCAGCGGGTGCTGACGATGGAGCGGGTCACCGGGGTACGCATCGACGACGTGGCCGCCATCCGCAAGAAGGGCTTCGACGGAACCGAGCTGGTCAAGGCCCTTTTGTTCAGCGTGTTCGAGGGCGGTCTCAAACACGGCCTGTTCCACGGCGACCTGCACGCGGGCAACCTCTACGTCGACGACGACGGCAAGATCGTGTTCTTCGATTTCGGCATCATGGGCCGGATCGACCCCCGCACGCGGTGGTTGTTGCGCGAACTGGTCTATGCCCTGCTGGTCAAGAAGGACCACGCGGCGGCGGGCAAGATCGTGGTGCTGATGGGGGCCGTAGGAACGGTGAAGCCCGAGGGCGAGGCCGCCAAGGACCTCGAGGCGTTTGCTACCCCGCTGACCATGAAGTCGCTGGGCGATATGTCATACGCCGAAATCGGCAGGCAGCTGTCGGCGCTGGCCGACGCCTATGACGTCAAGTTGCCCCGTGAACTGGTGTTGATCGGCAAGCAGTTCCTCTACGTCGAGCGGTACATGAAGCTGCTGGCCCCGAAGTGGCAGATGATGAACGATCCCCAGCTCACCGGGTACTTCGCCAACTTCATGGTCGACATCAGCCGCGAACACAAGGAAAACGGCGACGGGATCGAGGCCTGA
- a CDS encoding oxygenase MpaB family protein: MDMPHQVLEQMLQRKFDKDIRQHYFRGMEFAGPVGDPGWFGPGSAVWHVHSHTEALIFGLQCAAYMERLDPSIYWMGMHHSRLVKRDPETGVAVPQIDPQGAAVRLGHSIAFFIGTAYGNTETAERVAKTVRAMHHTIKGTRPDGAAYDADDPDWLRWNYATVVWGLATAHEIYHPKPLRGKKLDRYYGEFIRVGHALGGTDLPTTKAETLECLESYLPKLALTHGAAMATGPNLPMPQSAVDWAIRDTMPKWAKQLIGHTDPNPIERAARRALVWSIINGLHTAAGNTLEFRAAQKRVAAGTTVPHTEPTYVPGTDPTLSRAEVEESFASV, from the coding sequence GTGGACATGCCACATCAAGTGCTCGAGCAGATGCTGCAGCGGAAGTTCGACAAGGACATCCGTCAGCACTACTTCCGTGGCATGGAGTTCGCCGGCCCGGTCGGCGATCCGGGCTGGTTCGGCCCGGGCAGTGCGGTCTGGCATGTCCACTCCCACACCGAGGCCCTGATCTTCGGCCTGCAGTGCGCCGCCTACATGGAGCGGCTCGACCCCTCCATCTACTGGATGGGCATGCACCATTCGCGTCTGGTCAAACGTGATCCGGAAACCGGGGTCGCCGTACCGCAGATCGATCCGCAGGGTGCGGCCGTGCGATTGGGCCACTCCATCGCGTTCTTCATCGGCACCGCGTACGGAAACACCGAAACCGCCGAGCGGGTCGCGAAGACCGTCCGCGCCATGCACCACACCATCAAGGGCACCCGTCCCGACGGCGCGGCATATGACGCCGACGATCCGGACTGGCTGCGCTGGAACTACGCGACCGTGGTGTGGGGGCTGGCGACCGCGCACGAGATCTACCATCCGAAACCGTTGCGCGGCAAGAAGCTTGACCGCTACTACGGCGAGTTCATCCGGGTCGGGCATGCGTTGGGCGGCACCGACCTGCCCACGACCAAGGCCGAGACCCTGGAGTGCCTCGAGTCCTACCTGCCCAAGCTGGCCCTGACCCACGGTGCGGCCATGGCCACCGGCCCCAATCTGCCGATGCCGCAGAGCGCGGTGGACTGGGCCATCCGCGACACCATGCCGAAGTGGGCCAAGCAGCTGATCGGGCACACCGATCCGAATCCGATCGAGCGCGCCGCACGGCGCGCCCTGGTGTGGTCGATCATCAACGGGCTGCACACCGCGGCCGGCAACACCCTGGAATTCCGGGCCGCGCAGAAACGCGTCGCCGCCGGAACCACCGTCCCGCACACCGAGCCCACCTACGTGCCCGGAACCGACCCCACTCTCAGCCGTGCAGAGGTCGAGGAAAGTTTCGCGTCGGTGTGA
- a CDS encoding TetR/AcrR family transcriptional regulator, producing the protein MTGAPTPTRWAGVPLTDRRTERRALLVDAAFRLFGDGGEAALSVRSVCRECGLNTRYFYESFADTDDLLGAVYDEVSAALAADVEAATAGAGDSLRARTRAGIAAVLGFSSADPRRGRVLFTDARANPVLAARRTVTQDLLREAVLSEGGRLNPGSDPVAAQVGAAMYTGAMAELAQQWLSGNLGDDLEVVVDYALRLVLGAGAAG; encoded by the coding sequence ATGACCGGAGCACCCACCCCGACCCGCTGGGCCGGTGTGCCGCTGACCGACCGCAGGACCGAACGTCGCGCCCTGCTGGTCGATGCGGCGTTCCGGCTGTTCGGAGACGGCGGAGAGGCAGCGCTCTCGGTGCGGTCGGTCTGTCGCGAATGCGGGTTGAACACCCGCTACTTCTACGAGAGCTTCGCCGACACCGACGACCTCCTCGGCGCGGTGTACGACGAGGTGAGCGCGGCCCTGGCCGCAGACGTCGAAGCGGCCACGGCCGGGGCAGGCGATTCTCTGCGGGCCAGAACCCGCGCCGGGATCGCCGCGGTGCTGGGTTTCAGCTCAGCCGACCCTCGGCGGGGACGGGTGCTGTTCACCGACGCCAGGGCCAACCCCGTCCTGGCCGCCCGGCGCACGGTGACCCAGGACCTGCTGCGCGAAGCGGTGCTGTCCGAGGGCGGCCGGCTGAATCCCGGTTCGGACCCGGTGGCCGCCCAGGTCGGCGCGGCCATGTACACCGGTGCGATGGCCGAGCTCGCTCAGCAGTGGCTGAGCGGCAACCTGGGCGACGACCTCGAGGTCGTGGTGGACTATGCGTTGCGGCTGGTTCTGGGCGCCGGTGCCGCAGGCTAG
- a CDS encoding DinB family protein, whose translation MPGMPAPAADERQTLIGFVAFQQNAFFAVAHGLTDEQARSTPSVSALSIGGLIKHVTGMQQGWTARAQHAPQFPPPDPRPMEEQMADYADQYVMHEHETLAGLLDALKAQNAETLRVLAETDLETPVPVPHHVPWFPQDVDHWSVRWVAMHLIEELSRHAGHADIIRESIDRATMYELMAAEEQWPETDWIKRWRPAAV comes from the coding sequence ATGCCCGGTATGCCTGCCCCCGCCGCCGACGAACGCCAGACTCTGATCGGATTCGTCGCCTTCCAGCAGAACGCCTTCTTCGCCGTGGCCCACGGCCTGACCGACGAGCAAGCCCGCTCCACCCCGTCGGTGAGCGCGCTGTCGATCGGCGGGCTGATCAAACACGTCACCGGGATGCAGCAGGGGTGGACGGCCCGCGCCCAGCACGCACCGCAGTTCCCGCCGCCGGATCCCCGGCCCATGGAAGAACAGATGGCCGACTATGCCGACCAGTACGTGATGCACGAGCACGAGACACTGGCCGGCCTGCTCGACGCACTCAAGGCCCAGAACGCCGAGACCCTGCGCGTGCTCGCCGAAACAGATCTCGAGACCCCGGTCCCCGTACCCCACCACGTGCCGTGGTTTCCGCAGGACGTCGACCACTGGTCGGTGCGCTGGGTGGCCATGCACCTGATCGAGGAGCTCAGCCGGCACGCCGGGCATGCCGACATCATTCGCGAATCCATCGACCGCGCAACGATGTACGAGTTGATGGCGGCCGAGGAGCAGTGGCCCGAGACGGATTGGATCAAGCGCTGGCGTCCGGCCGCCGTCTGA
- a CDS encoding DinB family protein, giving the protein MWTNLLAEQLDFHWTHQLRPRLDGLSDDEYFWQPVPDCWTVHPDGGIDFSYPPPQPEPFTTIAWRLAHVIVGVFAMRNHSHFGGPPADYQSWPYATDADTALAQLDDAYRNWIDGVRGLSEDDLAKPVGPAEGPWAEHSMAVLILHINREVIHHGAEIACIRDLYVHTNKSKEN; this is encoded by the coding sequence ATGTGGACAAACCTTCTGGCCGAGCAACTGGACTTCCACTGGACGCATCAACTCCGGCCGCGATTGGACGGCCTGAGCGACGACGAGTATTTCTGGCAGCCGGTGCCCGACTGCTGGACAGTCCACCCCGACGGCGGCATCGATTTCAGTTACCCGCCGCCACAACCGGAACCGTTCACCACCATCGCGTGGCGGCTGGCTCACGTGATCGTCGGCGTGTTCGCCATGCGCAACCATTCACACTTCGGCGGCCCGCCGGCCGACTACCAGTCGTGGCCGTACGCCACCGATGCGGACACTGCCCTGGCCCAACTCGACGACGCGTACCGGAATTGGATCGACGGAGTCCGGGGACTGAGCGAAGATGACCTGGCCAAGCCCGTCGGTCCGGCCGAAGGTCCGTGGGCCGAGCATTCGATGGCCGTGCTGATTCTGCACATCAACCGGGAGGTCATCCACCACGGCGCCGAGATCGCCTGCATTCGCGACCTTTACGTACACACCAACAAGAGCAAGGAGAACTGA
- a CDS encoding helix-turn-helix transcriptional regulator, with protein MTVSSETTGRVLQLLGLLQSRRTWTGEELAERLGVTTRSVRRDIERLRELGYPVQASKGQGGGYQLGAGAALPPLLLDPDEAVAMAVCLRLAAGGSVAGVGESALRALSKLDQVMPARLRSQVSAVHDATVTLDPNPSDSPVEPEVLMVLARACRDREHVTTDYTDIRGNHTQRRLEPYQLVTTGRRWYLMAYDRDREDWRSLRLDRMSSVAARGTTFMPREAPDAAEYVGRSISSSPYRYIARVRYHAPKEVVAQRFPPAAATVEADGPDACIVTAGADDPERMVLYFATVGHEFEVIEPPEVVAAVGAVATRLQAAAHRN; from the coding sequence ATGACGGTGAGCAGCGAAACCACCGGCCGCGTGTTGCAACTCCTCGGGCTGTTGCAGTCGCGCAGGACCTGGACCGGTGAGGAACTGGCCGAGCGGCTCGGTGTCACCACCCGCAGCGTCCGTCGTGACATCGAGCGACTGCGCGAACTCGGGTATCCCGTTCAGGCCAGCAAGGGGCAGGGCGGGGGTTACCAGCTGGGTGCGGGCGCGGCCCTGCCACCGCTGCTGCTCGATCCCGACGAAGCCGTGGCGATGGCCGTCTGCCTCCGCCTGGCCGCGGGCGGAAGCGTCGCCGGCGTCGGCGAATCCGCCCTACGGGCCCTTTCCAAACTCGACCAGGTCATGCCGGCGCGGTTGCGTTCGCAGGTCTCGGCCGTGCACGATGCCACCGTCACCCTGGATCCCAACCCGTCGGACTCCCCGGTGGAACCCGAGGTCTTGATGGTGCTGGCCCGCGCCTGCCGCGACCGCGAGCACGTCACTACCGACTACACCGACATCCGGGGCAACCACACCCAGCGGCGGTTGGAGCCCTACCAGCTGGTGACCACCGGCAGGCGGTGGTACCTGATGGCCTACGACCGTGACCGCGAAGACTGGCGCAGTCTGCGCTTGGACCGGATGTCATCGGTGGCCGCTCGCGGCACCACCTTCATGCCGCGCGAAGCGCCCGACGCCGCCGAGTACGTGGGGCGTTCGATCAGTTCTTCGCCCTACCGCTACATCGCTCGAGTCCGGTATCACGCCCCGAAAGAGGTTGTGGCGCAGAGGTTTCCTCCGGCGGCGGCCACCGTCGAGGCAGACGGACCAGATGCTTGTATCGTCACCGCCGGCGCCGACGATCCCGAGCGCATGGTGCTGTACTTCGCGACCGTAGGCCACGAGTTCGAGGTGATCGAGCCGCCCGAGGTGGTTGCCGCCGTCGGTGCCGTCGCGACACGTCTGCAGGCGGCCGCTCACCGGAACTAG
- a CDS encoding endonuclease/exonuclease/phosphatase family protein, producing MRLATFNILHGRSVHDGDVDLGRLAAAVSELDPDILALQEVDCDQPRSGKADLTAVAADAMNAPYHRFVAAISGTPGATWMAATGSEQPGTAAYGIALLSRFPVENWQVLRLPRIPFRFPMYVSGIRRVRVIHEEPRAAVVGRVDTPLGPITVANTHLSFVPWWNRVQLRHLVRDVSGFPGPRLLMGDLNMGPGQPGRWHPLGTALTFPADDPTVQLDHILSDDAGLSVKDCAAPRLPVSDHRALVVDISVP from the coding sequence ATGCGGCTGGCCACTTTCAACATTTTGCACGGACGCAGTGTTCACGATGGCGACGTCGACCTGGGCAGGCTGGCGGCTGCGGTCAGCGAACTGGACCCGGACATCCTGGCTCTGCAGGAGGTCGACTGTGATCAGCCGCGATCCGGCAAGGCCGATCTGACCGCTGTGGCCGCCGACGCGATGAACGCCCCGTACCATCGATTCGTCGCGGCCATCTCCGGAACCCCCGGCGCGACGTGGATGGCGGCGACCGGTAGCGAACAACCCGGCACCGCCGCCTACGGAATCGCCCTGCTGTCTCGGTTCCCGGTGGAGAACTGGCAGGTGCTGAGGCTCCCGCGGATCCCGTTCCGGTTTCCCATGTACGTCTCGGGGATCCGCCGGGTCCGGGTCATCCACGAGGAACCCCGGGCCGCGGTCGTCGGCCGCGTCGACACTCCGCTGGGCCCGATCACGGTGGCCAACACCCACCTGTCGTTCGTCCCATGGTGGAACCGCGTGCAGTTGCGTCACCTGGTCCGCGATGTCAGCGGCTTTCCTGGGCCGAGGCTGCTGATGGGGGACCTGAACATGGGACCGGGCCAACCGGGCCGGTGGCATCCGCTCGGAACCGCGCTGACGTTCCCGGCCGACGACCCGACGGTGCAGCTGGATCACATCCTCAGTGACGACGCCGGCTTGTCGGTCAAGGACTGCGCCGCGCCACGGCTGCCGGTTTCGGATCACCGGGCGCTCGTCGTCGACATTTCGGTGCCGTGA